The Rattus rattus isolate New Zealand chromosome 1, Rrattus_CSIRO_v1, whole genome shotgun sequence genome includes a region encoding these proteins:
- the LOC116888727 gene encoding olfactory receptor 13C3-like, with translation MDDMDKNNQTFVSEFLLMGLSGYPKAKIVYFVIILVMYLVLLTGNGVLIIASIFDSHLHTPMYFFLGNLSFLDICYTTSSVPSTLVSLISKKGNISFSGCAVQMFVGFAMGSTECLLLGMMAFDRYVAICNPLRYSIIMSKEVYVSMASASWFSGGINSVVQTSLAMRLPFCGNNVINHFTCEVLAVLKLACADISLNIVTMAISNMAFLVLPLLLIFFSYMFILYTILRMSSATGRRKAFSTCSAHLTVVGIFYGTVFFMYAKPKSQNLTGEDKSRISDKVISLFYGVVTPMLNPIIYSLRNKDVKAAVKYILKQKYIP, from the coding sequence ATGGATGACATGGATAAAAATAACCAGACATTTGTTTCTGAATTCCTTCTTATGGGTCTTTCCGGATACCCAAAGGCCAAGATCGTTTATTTTGTTATCATTCTTGTTATGTATCTAGTGCTTCTAACTGGCAATGGTGTTCTGATCATAGCAAGCATCTTTGATTCGCATCTTCACacgcccatgtacttcttcctgggCAACCTCTCCTTCCTGGATATCTGCTACACAACATCTTCTGTTCCTTCAACATTAGTAAGCCTGatttcaaagaaaggaaacatttctttctctggttGTGCAGTGCAGATGTTCGTTGGATTTGCAATGGGCTCAACAGAATGTTTGCTTCTTGGCATGATGGCTTTTGATCGCTACGTGGCCATCTGCAACCCTCTGAGATACTCCATCATCATGAGCAAAGAGGTGTATGTATCCATGGCATCTGCATcatggttctctggtggaatcaACTCAGTTGTGCAAACATCCCTTGCCATGCGGCTGCCTTTCTGTGGGAATAATGTTATTAACCATTTTACTTGTGAGGTCTTAGCTGTCCTGAAGCTAGCATGCGCTGATATATCTCTCAATATTGTTACCATGGCGATATCAAATATGGCCTTTCTGGTCCTTCCACTATTACTCATCTTTTTCTCCTACATGTTCATCCTCTACACTATCTTGAGAATGAGCTCAGCCACCGGGAGACGCAAGGCATTCTCCACCTGCTCTGCCCACCTGACTGTGGTGGGCATATTTTATGGAACTGTCTTCTTTATGTATGCGAAACCCAAGTCCCAAAATCTGACTGGGGAAGACAAGTCCCGAATTTCAGATAaggtcatttctttattttatggagTAGTTACCCCCATGCTGAATCCAATCATTTACAGCTTGAGGAATAAGGATGTTAAAGCTGCCGTAAAATACATACTGAAACAGAAGTACATTCCATAA